The sequence CCTGCTGCTGACCGCTTGCAACGGCGGCGGGAGCAAGAGCGGCGGCGGCAGCAGCAAAAACAGCTCCGCCTGCGAGATCGGCGGGGTCTCCGTGCAGATCGGGTCGGCGAGCGTGGCCCCGGGCGCCGGTGACACGGGCGAGATCCCCGTCAGCCTCACCAACCAGAGCGCCCCCTGCACCCTGGACCACTTCGCCGGCGTGGTGCTCGGCGCCGCCGGCACCGACGCCAAGGTGCCGGTGCTCAAGGACGCCAAGGCCCAGAAGCTGAAGCTCAACAAGGGCGACTCGGCGACCTTCACCATCACCTACGTACGCGGCAAGGCGGGCGACAAGACCAGCCTGGACGCGAAGACCGTGAAGATCACCCTGCCCGGCACCACCGCCTCGCGGAGCTTCCCCTGGTCCTACGGCCCCGTCGCCGGCCAGGGCAGCGGCCCGAACGCCTCCGTGAGCGCCTTCCAGCAGGTCGGCGACTGACGTCCGCGCCCGCGGCTCACTCCAGCCGTGGACGGGAGCGGACCTGCGCCCGGTCCGCCGCCCGCGCGCCCTCCGTCCACCCGGCCGCGTCGCTCACCCCGCGCAGCCGGGTGGTGGTGGTCGCGGGGAACATCCGCTCCATCCGGCCGGTGACGGCTATCTCCCTGGTGGCCAGGACCGGCAGCAGATCCTGGCCGACCTGGGCCTCGGCGACCGCCGCGAGCCGGTCGCCCACCCGGTGGGCGTAGGCCGCGAGGAACGACTGCCGGAAGGTCTTGGTCCGCTTGCGTCCGCCGGCTCTCTGCGCCGCCTCCGCCCTGGTCATCGCGTGTGTGGCCTGCACCAGCAGCGAGGTGTAGAGCAGCTCCACCGCCTCCAGGTCCGCCTCGAAGCCGACGACCGTGGAGAAGCCCAGCGGTTCATTCCACACCGCGCGGCAGTGGTTCGCGCCCGCCACGGCGTCGAGCAGGACCGCCTTGGCCTGTTCGTACGGCGGCTCGACCCCGATCCGGCAGGCCCCGGGCGCGTCCGGGGCGGGCGCCTCGGCGGCGAGCAGCGCCTCGTCGACACTGTGCCGGGCCATCAGCTCCTGCGCCTTGGCGCTGAGCGCCTCGGCCTCCTCCGGATAGCCGGTCGCCTCGGCCTTGGCGAGCAGCGCGCGGATCCGGGCGAGCATGCGGGAGGCGGCCGGGCCGAAGGCGCGGCGGGGGTCCTCCTCCAGCGGCTCCAGGGCGGGCAGGCGCAGCAGCAGGCGGTACAGCTCCAGTGCGGTGGTGGCCTGCGAGAAGCGGTCGGCCTCGGGCGCGGGGGCCTCGGGCAGCTCCGCCAGCTGGGCCTTCCAGCGGCGCCCGCGCGGGCGGTCCCGCCCGGCCTGCGCCCGGATCAGCGCGGCGGTCAGGCGTACGTGCCCGTCCTCCAGCTCGCGCCGCACCAGCCGTACGACGTCGGCGGGCTGCCAGCCGCGCTGCCAGGCCGCCGCGACGAACTCCTCGCCGCGGCGGGCGAGTTCGGCGTCCGCGGCCGGATCGGCGGCGAGCAGGGAGGCGCCCGTGTCGAGGCCGGTGTCGGTGTCGTCGTACAGCGCGGCCCGGAAGGCCCGCTCGACGGTGCTGGCAGTGCTGGTCACGCCGTCGATCGTGCCATGCCCCACCGACAGCGGGCAGAGCCTTGTCCACAGCCTGTGGACAAGCAATCGGGGACGGGACACCTGCCGGCGGGCCAACTGGCGGGCGGGGCGACTGGCGGGCGGGGCGACTGGCGGGCGGGGCGGCGGGACCACGGTAGCCACGTGCGGCTGCCCGAGGGGCGCACCGCCCGGCCCTCGCGCGGATACACCCCCAGAGGGTGTCAACTATCGGTTGACACCCTCTGGGGGTGCAACCTACGGTTGACACATGGCGACCAACCCGAACATCACGGCATCCGTACGCCTCGACGACCTCATCGAGGCCATCAAGAAGGTTCACCCCGAACCCCTCGTCCAGCTCCAGGACGCGGTGATCGCCGCCGATCACCTCGGTGACGTGGCCGACCATCTGATCGGCCACTTCGTCGACCAGGCCCGCCGCTCCGGCGCGTCCTGGACCGAGATCGGCAAGAGCATGGGCGTGACCCGGCAGGCGGCGCAGAAGCGGTTCGTGCCGAAGGAGTCCAACGACCTCGACCCCAGCCAGGGCTTCAGCCGCTACACCCCGCGCGCGCGGCAGGTGGTCGTGTCCGCGCACAACGAGGCGGTGGCGGCCCGCAACCCCGAGGGCCGGCCCGAGCACCTGGTCCTCGGCCTGCTGGCCGAGCCGGAGGGCCTGGCGGCGAAGGCGATCACCGAGCAGGGCGTCCTGCTCGACTCCGTGCGACAGGCCGCGACCGCCGCGCTCCCGCCCGCCTCGGACGACGTACCCGACCTGGTCCCCTACGGCGCCGAGGCCAAGAAGGCCCTGGAACTCACCTTCCGTGAGGCGCTGCGGCTCGGCCACAACTACATCGGCACCGAGCACATCCTGCTGGCGCTCCTCGAGCAGGAGAACGGCGAGGGCGTCCTCAGCGGCCTCGGCATCACCAAGGCCGGGACCGAGAAGTACATCGCCAAGGTGTTGTCCCTGCTGGTGGAGCAGCAGAAGGCGGCGGAGACGGCAGTCGGGCAGGCGCCGGACGACCCGGCTTCCCCGGCGGACTGACGCTCCTCGCAGGGCTGCGGCCGACGACCCCTGCGGCGCGGTAAGTCGCAGGTCAGGCCCATTGTCAGAGCCACCTGCCACACTCGCACTCATGACCGACCGCTGGGCACTCGCTCCGGCCGAGGACGGTGGCGTGGACGTCGCCCCCCTCGGCCCGGACGGGCTGCCCGCCGGGCCGGTGCGGCGGGAGAGCGATCCCGCCCAGGCGGTGCGGAGCCGCCCGGAGGTGACACGCTGGGTGTGGCGGTCCACCCCCGAGGTCTACCCGCGTCTGCTCGCCACGGGGGTGCGAGTGGAGCGGTGCTACGACATCGAGGACGCCGAGACACTCCTGCTGGGCCACGAGGGCCGGCACGGCGAGCCGCGTTCGGCCGCCGCCGCCCTGGCCCGCCTCCGGGGCGGCCCCGTACCGCCCGACCCGCCGCAGCGCGCGGCCGAACCGGCCGCCCAGTCCCCGCTGTTCGAGCCCACCGGCACCCGCCTGCCCCTGGCCGATCTCCTCGCGGTCTACGCCGAGCAGCTGCGGCGGCACGAGCAAACGGCCCACCCCGACCGGATGCGGCTGCTGACGGCCGCCGAGTCGGCGGGGATGCTGGTGGCCGCCGAGATGAACCACGCGGGCCTGCCCTGGAGCACCGAGGTCCACCGCGAGCTGCTGCACGACCTGCTGGGCGAGCGCTATGCGGGCGGCGGCGAGCCGCGCCGCCTCGCCGAGCTGGCCGACGAGGTGTCCGCCGCCTTCGGCCGCCGGGTGCGCCCCGACCTGCCGGCCGACGTGGTCAAGGCCTTCGCCCAGGCCGGGATCAAGGTGCGCTCGACGCGCCGCTGGGAGATCCAGTCCGTCGACCACCCGGCGGTCGCCCCCCTGCTGGAGTACAAGAAGCTGTACCGCATCTGGGTGGCGCACGGCTGGTCCTGGCTCCAGGACTGGGTGCGCGACGGCCGCTTCCGCCCCGAGTTCCTCGCCGGCGGCACGGTCACCGGGCGCTGGGTGACCAACGGCGGGGGCGGACTGCAGATCCCCAAGGTGATCCGCCGGGCCGTGGTCGCCGACCCCGGCTGGCGGCTGGTGGTGGCCGACGCCGACCAGATGGAGCCGCGCGTGCTCGCCGCCATCTCCCGCGACCCCGGCCTGATGGAGGTCGCCGGCCGCGAGAGCGACCTGTACCAGTCGGTCTCCGACCGCGCCTTCTCCGGCGACCGCGACCAGGCCAAGCTCGCCGTGCTCGGCGCGGTCTACGGCCAGACCTCCGGCGACGGCCTGAAGAACCTGGCCGCGCTGCGCCGCCGCTTCCCGAAGGCCGTCGCCTACGTCGACGAGGCGGCCCGCGCGGGCGAGGAGGGCCGGCTCGTGCGCACCTGGCTGGGCCGGACCTGCCCGCCGGCCGCCGGGTCCGGCGAGGACGCGGCGGAGGAGGCGGGCATCCCCCTCGGCGAGGACGACGGCGAGGCACCGGCGGCCGACGGCCAGGCCTGGGTCCCCGGCTACGCGTCCGCCAACTCCCGCGCGCGGGGCCGCTTCACGCGCAACTTCGTCGTCCAGGGCAGCGCCGCCGACTGGGCCCTGCTGATGCTCGCGGCGCTGCGCCAGGCCTGCGCGGGCCTCAAGGCCGAGCTGGTCTTCTTCCAGCACGACGAGGTGATCGTGCACTGTCCCGCCGAGGAGGCCG comes from Streptomyces sp. FXJ1.172 and encodes:
- a CDS encoding DUF4232 domain-containing protein; this translates as MRAIPLTVTALAAALLLTACNGGGSKSGGGSSKNSSACEIGGVSVQIGSASVAPGAGDTGEIPVSLTNQSAPCTLDHFAGVVLGAAGTDAKVPVLKDAKAQKLKLNKGDSATFTITYVRGKAGDKTSLDAKTVKITLPGTTASRSFPWSYGPVAGQGSGPNASVSAFQQVGD
- a CDS encoding DUF2786 domain-containing protein, producing the protein MTSTASTVERAFRAALYDDTDTGLDTGASLLAADPAADAELARRGEEFVAAAWQRGWQPADVVRLVRRELEDGHVRLTAALIRAQAGRDRPRGRRWKAQLAELPEAPAPEADRFSQATTALELYRLLLRLPALEPLEEDPRRAFGPAASRMLARIRALLAKAEATGYPEEAEALSAKAQELMARHSVDEALLAAEAPAPDAPGACRIGVEPPYEQAKAVLLDAVAGANHCRAVWNEPLGFSTVVGFEADLEAVELLYTSLLVQATHAMTRAEAAQRAGGRKRTKTFRQSFLAAYAHRVGDRLAAVAEAQVGQDLLPVLATREIAVTGRMERMFPATTTTRLRGVSDAAGWTEGARAADRAQVRSRPRLE
- a CDS encoding Clp protease N-terminal domain-containing protein, with translation MATNPNITASVRLDDLIEAIKKVHPEPLVQLQDAVIAADHLGDVADHLIGHFVDQARRSGASWTEIGKSMGVTRQAAQKRFVPKESNDLDPSQGFSRYTPRARQVVVSAHNEAVAARNPEGRPEHLVLGLLAEPEGLAAKAITEQGVLLDSVRQAATAALPPASDDVPDLVPYGAEAKKALELTFREALRLGHNYIGTEHILLALLEQENGEGVLSGLGITKAGTEKYIAKVLSLLVEQQKAAETAVGQAPDDPASPAD
- a CDS encoding bifunctional 3'-5' exonuclease/DNA polymerase, which codes for MTDRWALAPAEDGGVDVAPLGPDGLPAGPVRRESDPAQAVRSRPEVTRWVWRSTPEVYPRLLATGVRVERCYDIEDAETLLLGHEGRHGEPRSAAAALARLRGGPVPPDPPQRAAEPAAQSPLFEPTGTRLPLADLLAVYAEQLRRHEQTAHPDRMRLLTAAESAGMLVAAEMNHAGLPWSTEVHRELLHDLLGERYAGGGEPRRLAELADEVSAAFGRRVRPDLPADVVKAFAQAGIKVRSTRRWEIQSVDHPAVAPLLEYKKLYRIWVAHGWSWLQDWVRDGRFRPEFLAGGTVTGRWVTNGGGGLQIPKVIRRAVVADPGWRLVVADADQMEPRVLAAISRDPGLMEVAGRESDLYQSVSDRAFSGDRDQAKLAVLGAVYGQTSGDGLKNLAALRRRFPKAVAYVDEAARAGEEGRLVRTWLGRTCPPAAGSGEDAAEEAGIPLGEDDGEAPAADGQAWVPGYASANSRARGRFTRNFVVQGSAADWALLMLAALRQACAGLKAELVFFQHDEVIVHCPAEEADTVARAIRTCADLAGRLTFGETPVRFPFTTAVVECYADAK